A genome region from Triticum aestivum cultivar Chinese Spring chromosome 2B, IWGSC CS RefSeq v2.1, whole genome shotgun sequence includes the following:
- the LOC123044187 gene encoding calmodulin-1 codes for MAIRGIPSQREMTVEQFKEWLKQFDADGDGRISRAELREAIRSRGGWFTTLRAGRAVRRADRDKSGFVDDAEVENLVAFAQKDLGMRISAW; via the coding sequence ATGGCGATCAGGGGGATACCTTCGCAGCGGGAGATGACGGTGGAGCAGTTCAAGGAGTGGCTGAAGCAGTTCGACGCGGACGGCGACGGCCGGATCAGCAGGGCCGAGCTCCGCGAGGCCATCCGCAGCCGCGGCGGCTGGTTCACCACCCTCAGGGCCGGCCGCGCCGTCCGCCGCGCCGACAGGGACAAGAGCGGCTTCgtcgacgacgccgaggtggagaaCCTCGTCGCCTTCGCGCAGAAGGATCTCGGCATGAGGATCTCTGCCTGGTAG
- the LOC123044188 gene encoding protein WEAK CHLOROPLAST MOVEMENT UNDER BLUE LIGHT 1, protein MESTHASEENNSKEPSPVEIPETYVDSPTLEVSSNGGHENINANMENSAQADTSDISNGLPVAAEGSENPDIFVDSPTLEVSNGNHKNIDAHKEKLAQAATLGISNGLSVAADDSELSSHSQVLVKSHPEVAEHDVESNSPTGTGPEILSNSGPTETSKHSGKGQADHSSSVYPVEVNHVEDKTRFQRKIAVKPKVIDESEAKPESPYKGLIDTAAPFESVREAVTKFGGIVDWKAHKVQMMERRKFIQLELENAQKEIPQCKKELEAAEMAKSRVLDELETTKRIIEELKHELEKAQMEEVQAKQDSELAQLRVQEIERGVADDSSVIAKTQMEVAKERHEKSVAELKSVKEELRTLHEEYTTLVNERDRAIKRAEEVLAAGKDIEKRVEGLTVELIAAKGSLELAHAAHHDAEERRIGAVLAKEQDCLAWDRELVQAQEELQQLNNKLLSQNDLKKNLEANLRKLHGLKSELADYMESILCKEALGVAKEHESEDARQISSSIKETLASAQKELEEVKANIENTKTEAKLLRVAATTLRSELDREKASLDSLQQREVMASIAVSSLEAELNRTQKEIESVRSKEEDAQEKMVELPKMLQQAAQEAEDAKDAAQAAEEELRKAKEDTEQTKAAATTTSSRLCAVLKEIEASKASERLALAAVRALKESKEASDVEDSPRGVTLPLSEYYALSKKAQEAEELANEKVAEALTQVESAKGSELESLDRLTEAAKEMDEKKRTLELALERAERANEGKLAAEQQLRKWRSDHEQRRKIQEAAKRAVNPVSSPFVDPYLKEQDSRLHMSGSSYEDHVPNRKLRKKKSFLPRMGSFLSRNTPAQT, encoded by the exons ATGGAGTCGACTCATGCATCTGAAGAAAATAACTCGAAAGAGCCGTCTCCGGTAGAAATCCCAGAAACTTATGTGGATTCACCAACTCTGGAAGTCAGTAGCAACGGTGGTCATGAAAATATAAATGCAAACATGGAAAACTCAGCTCAAGCAGACACATCGGATATCTCTAATGGCCTGCCAGTTGCTGCCGAAGGTTCAGAAAATCCAGATATTTTTGTGGACTCACCAACTCTGGAAGTCAGTAACGGTAATCACAAAAATATAGATGCACACAAGGAGAAGTTAGCCCAAGCAGCCACATTGGGTATCTCTAATGGCCTGTCAGTTGCTGCCGATGATTCGGAGTTATCTTCACATTCACAGGTACTGGTAAAGTCTCATCCTGAGGTAGCAGAGCACGACGTGGAATCAAATTCGCCTACGGGCACAGGTCCTGAAATCCTATCAAATTCAGGACCAACAGAGACATCCAAACACTCCGGGAAGGGTCAGGCAGATCATTCCTCTTCAGTATATCCCGTCGAAGTGAACCATGTTGAAGACAAGACACGTTTTCAGAGAAAAATTGCTGTAAAACCAAAAGTGATAGATGAGTCAGAAGCAAAACCCGAAAGTCCATATAAAGGCCTTATTGACACTGCTGCGCCTTTTGAGTCTGTGAGAGAAGCTGTCACCAAGTTTGGAGGAATTGTTGATTGGAAAGCTCACAAAGTTCAGATGATGGAG AGACGCAAGTTCATACAGCTTGAACTTGAAAATGCTCAGAAAGAAATTCCACAATGCAAAAAAGAACTAGAAGCCGCAGAGATGGCTAAATCACGGGTACTTGATGAACTAGAGACTACTAAGAGAATTATAGAAGAGCTGAAGCATGAACTGGAGAAAGCACAGATGGAAGAAGTTCAAGCAAAACAGGACTCTGAGCTTGCACAACTCAGGGTGCAAGAAATTGAGCGGGGAGTAGCTGATGATTCTAGTGTAATAGCCAAGACTCAAATGGAAGTCGCGAAAGAAAGACACGAAAAATCTGTTGCCGAACTTAAATCAGTAAAGGAGGAGCTGAGAACATTACACGAAGAGTACACTACCTTAGTCAATGAAAGAGACAGAGCAATCAAAAGGGCTGAAGAAGTGTTAGCCGCCGGCAAAGATATCGAGAAGCGAGTGGAGGGGCTGACTGTAGAACTGATTGCAGCTAAAGGATCTCTTGAGTTGGCCCATGCTGCACATCATGATGCTGAAGAACGTAGAATCGGCGCAGTACTGGCGAAAGAGCAAGATTGCCTTGCTTGGGATAGAGAGTTGGTCCAGGCACAAGAGGAGCTGCAACAACTGAACAATAAGCTTCTGTCGCAAAATGATTTGAAGAAGAATCTTGAAGCAAATTTGCGCAAGTTGCATGGCCTCAAATCTGAGCTTGCAGACTATATGGAGAGTATACTGTGCAAAGAAGCTTTAGGAGTTGCCAAGGAGCATGAGTCTGAAGATGCTAGACAAATTAGCAGCTCAATTAAGGAAACTCTAGCTTCAGCACAGAAAGAGCTCGAGGAGGTTAAAGCAAACATAGAAAATACAAAAACTGAGGCCAAATTGTTAAGAGTTGCGGCGACAACTCTCAGATCAGAGCTGGACAGGGAGAAAGCTTCACTTGACTCATTGCAGCAGAGGGAAGTGATGGCATCAATTGCAGTTTCTTCACTAGAAGCTGAGCTCAACAGGACTCAAAAAGAGATAGAATCTGTGAGGTCCAAGGAAGAAGATGCCCAAGAGAAAATGGTGGAGCTCCCTAAGATGTTGCAGCAAGCAGCTCAGGAGGCCGAGGATGCCAAGGACGCAGCTCAAGCAGCAGAAGAGGAGCTGAGAAAAGCCAAGGAAGATACTGAGCAAACCAAAGCAGCTGCAACTACAACAAGTAGCAGGTTATGTGCTGTTCTCAAAGAAATAGAAGCATCCAAAGCGTCTGAGAGGCTAGCACTCGCGGCAGTTCGAGCATTGAAAGAAAGCAAAGAGGCCAGCGACGTCGAGGATTCTCCCAGAGGAGTGACGCTTCCTCTAAGCGAGTATTacgcccttagcaagaaagcacaAGAAGCTGAAGAGCTGGCAAATGAGAAGGTGGCAGAAGCGCTGACACAGGTAGAGTCCGCGAAAGGCTCTGAATTAGAGAGCCTAGACAGGCTAACTGAAGCAGCAAAGGAGATGGATGAAAAGAAGAGAACTCTTGAACTTGCATTGGAGAGAGCAGAGAGGGCAAACGAGGGGAAACTCGCCGCTGAGCAGCAACTGAGGAAATGGAGGTCTGACCATGAGCAGCGCCGGAAAATTCAGGAGGCCGCGAAGCGTGCGGTTAACCCTGTGAGTAGCCCATTTGTCGATCCTTACCTGAAAGAGCAGGATTCACGGCTGCACATGTCAGGCAGTAGCTACGAGGACCATGTTCCGAACCGAAAGTTGCGAAAGAAAAAGTCGTTTCTCCCTCGAATGGGATCATTTTTGTCGAGAAATACCCCGGCACAAACATAA